A genomic stretch from Verrucomicrobiota bacterium includes:
- a CDS encoding response regulator encodes MDSNASPEQKEILETIRHCGKDEESRLKLISLYSRILRAAEADRRDIVGILDDDRSLVKYLDQFLQANHYKTMSATNSKAFLNLCSSKKPSLILLDIGMPDMDGGEMMNILHSNPDTAEIPIIFMSGIIDKNEESYLNRSSVNNIRYLAKPFENEVLISEINQSLHKSETSLSYVASDEVNSIRLRITRRMNSSGLMIKSVNMLITKIEELMVEMQYTRDNLIPVINTLFEKGKVYIESTDFAEKWELMNDTHPDKSIVLSALDAYA; translated from the coding sequence TTTTGGAAACTATTCGCCATTGCGGCAAAGATGAAGAATCGAGGCTAAAGCTTATCTCTCTTTATTCTCGTATACTAAGGGCTGCGGAGGCTGACCGAAGAGACATAGTTGGCATCTTGGATGACGACCGAAGCCTTGTAAAATACCTGGACCAATTTCTGCAAGCTAACCATTACAAGACAATGTCAGCAACCAATAGTAAAGCTTTTCTGAATTTATGCTCCTCAAAGAAACCCTCCCTAATCCTTCTCGATATAGGCATGCCGGATATGGATGGAGGCGAGATGATGAACATCTTACACTCAAATCCTGACACGGCGGAAATACCGATCATTTTCATGAGCGGCATTATCGATAAAAACGAAGAGTCCTATTTGAACCGAAGCTCCGTAAATAATATTCGCTACCTGGCTAAGCCATTTGAAAATGAAGTTCTCATCAGTGAGATAAACCAATCATTACACAAAAGTGAAACTAGTTTGTCCTATGTGGCCTCTGATGAGGTCAATAGCATTCGTCTACGTATTACTCGACGAATGAATTCTTCAGGTCTCATGATAAAAAGCGTCAATATGCTTATTACCAAAATAGAAGAACTCATGGTTGAAATGCAGTATACTCGAGATAATTTAATTCCCGTAATCAACACCCTTTTTGAAAAAGGAAAGGTCTATATTGAATCAACAGACTTCGCCGAAAAGTGGGAGTTGATGAATGATACTCACCCAGATAAATCAATCGTTCTTTCTGCTTTGGATGCTTACGCATAA
- a CDS encoding chemotaxis protein CheW, translated as MSTVEEDVPINEPGINIQEYSGKYLTFVLGEESFGVAVIKVREIIRMQEVTEVPQMPAHIKGVINLRGKIIPIVDLRIKFNLEMQELTNKACIIVVQVLSKEGSASQMGIIVNAVEEVTNISGEAIEEAPSFGNQLDQNYILAIAKIKDKVKTLLDIDTILEPEDLVGQSSAFMDF; from the coding sequence ATGTCCACTGTAGAAGAAGATGTTCCAATAAATGAGCCCGGGATTAATATTCAAGAGTATAGTGGTAAATACTTAACATTCGTTCTAGGAGAAGAATCTTTTGGTGTTGCAGTTATCAAAGTCCGTGAAATCATTCGAATGCAAGAAGTTACAGAAGTTCCTCAAATGCCAGCCCATATCAAGGGGGTCATCAACCTTCGAGGAAAAATTATTCCTATTGTAGACCTTCGCATCAAATTCAATTTAGAGATGCAAGAGCTAACTAACAAAGCTTGTATCATCGTTGTTCAAGTCCTTAGTAAAGAGGGCTCTGCAAGCCAAATGGGCATTATTGTGAATGCAGTTGAGGAGGTGACCAACATCTCTGGGGAAGCCATAGAAGAGGCTCCTAGTTTTGGGAACCAGCTCGACCAAAATTACATTCTAGCCATCGCTAAGATTAAAGATAAGGTCAAAACCCTTTTAGATATCGACACTATATTAGAGCCAGAGGATTTAGTTGGCCAAAGTAGTGCTTTCATGGATTTTTAA
- a CDS encoding response regulator, which produces MNDFTMASHKSSNLPPKSMSESQKQVLVMDDEPLLAKFFTRALGRINCNVHIAHNGQSAVETFKNLTDEGMHIDLIILDINVGDGLGGKETFDEIIKIDPQAKVVACSGASLDPLITHYADYGFVGAIAKPVQVNELTQKVLSFLV; this is translated from the coding sequence ATGAACGATTTTACAATGGCTAGTCATAAGTCTTCAAACCTCCCTCCAAAAAGTATGTCAGAAAGCCAGAAACAAGTCCTTGTGATGGACGACGAACCTTTGCTTGCTAAATTCTTCACCCGTGCATTAGGAAGGATTAATTGCAATGTCCACATCGCCCACAATGGCCAATCTGCAGTAGAAACTTTTAAAAATCTCACGGACGAAGGCATGCATATTGATCTTATCATCCTAGATATAAATGTTGGAGACGGTCTTGGAGGCAAAGAAACTTTTGATGAAATCATAAAAATAGACCCTCAGGCAAAAGTCGTTGCCTGTAGTGGAGCTTCCCTGGACCCCTTGATTACCCATTATGCCGATTATGGTTTCGTTGGCGCTATTGCCAAACCCGTGCAAGTCAATGAGCTCACGCAAAAGGTTCTATCTTTTCTAGTGTAG
- a CDS encoding protein-glutamate O-methyltransferase CheR, with amino-acid sequence MTPLTDKEYTYIKNLIYDKSRIDLGDNKRELVSSRLGKRLRATQKGSYQEYLKFLQADDSGTELTHLIDAISTNHTYFFREYKHFEFLDSSVLPWHSTQVKKAGKRPFKVWSCASSSGEEPYSLAVHLEEYSQKDKNFCWTIDATDISTNVLDKARKGIYAEERLKEVRKDQLANFFQKGTGKWTGYYRVKDPLRSKVNFHHLNLLQSRYPFQKPFDVIFVRNVMIYFDRETQEQLVNQLHNSLRPGGYLMIGHSESLTNIRHPFQVVKPAIYRKNETSQ; translated from the coding sequence ATGACGCCTTTAACCGACAAAGAATACACCTATATCAAGAATCTAATCTATGATAAAAGCCGAATTGACTTAGGTGATAATAAACGAGAACTCGTTAGCTCTAGACTCGGCAAACGCCTTCGAGCAACACAAAAGGGGTCTTACCAAGAATATCTCAAATTTCTGCAAGCAGACGATTCTGGAACAGAACTGACACATCTAATCGACGCGATATCAACAAACCACACCTACTTTTTCAGGGAATACAAGCATTTTGAATTCTTGGATTCCTCGGTCTTACCTTGGCATAGCACTCAAGTCAAAAAAGCGGGCAAACGACCTTTTAAAGTCTGGAGTTGTGCGAGTTCATCAGGAGAAGAACCTTATTCACTTGCAGTACATTTAGAGGAATATTCGCAGAAGGACAAAAATTTTTGCTGGACTATTGACGCGACAGATATCTCCACAAATGTCCTAGATAAAGCTAGAAAAGGCATTTACGCCGAAGAACGTTTAAAAGAAGTTAGAAAAGATCAATTAGCCAATTTCTTTCAAAAGGGAACGGGAAAATGGACAGGTTATTACCGTGTAAAAGACCCCTTGCGGAGTAAAGTAAATTTTCACCACCTTAATCTATTACAATCAAGGTATCCCTTTCAAAAGCCCTTCGACGTCATTTTTGTTCGCAATGTGATGATCTATTTTGATAGAGAGACGCAAGAACAGTTAGTGAATCAACTTCATAACAGTTTGCGCCCTGGTGGTTATCTAATGATAGGTCACTCTGAAAGTTTGACCAATATTAGGCATCCATTTCAAGTCGTTAAGCCAGCCATTTACCGAAAGAATGAAACATCCCAATGA
- a CDS encoding chemotaxis response regulator protein-glutamate methylesterase: MNTHKKIKVLIVDDSAVVRRMTSEVLGSDPEIEVIGTALDPYIAREIMLKNNPDVLTLDIEMPRMDGLTFLKIIMEKRPMPVIIMSSLTQQGSEHALKALQLGAIDIMPKPDGSFSVGALKETLIDKVKAAATARMSAHRGLMGKKPSTPSAQTSRVNLSNAQNSTQALQPSRQTSSVNLSSASRPAAATTPNQFNSKQIILIGSSTGGTEALREVLTRMPASIPPIAIVQHIPPYFSNALANRLNGICPFEVREAKDNDKLHAGLVLIAPGDYHMLLQWKNNSYSVQLKQGAPVWHQRPAVDILFASAVNCNPEHSVATVLTGMGKDGADGLLKLKNAGCMTFAEHEDSCIVYGMPRVAKEIGAAKEMVHLDNMASRLMHAVSRKKAVA, encoded by the coding sequence ATGAATACTCATAAAAAAATAAAAGTCCTTATAGTAGATGACTCTGCAGTAGTCAGGCGCATGACATCAGAAGTTTTAGGATCTGACCCTGAAATCGAAGTGATAGGGACGGCGCTAGATCCATATATTGCTAGAGAGATCATGCTTAAAAATAACCCAGACGTATTGACCCTTGATATAGAGATGCCCAGAATGGACGGTCTCACATTTCTCAAGATTATCATGGAGAAAAGGCCCATGCCTGTAATCATCATGAGTTCTTTGACACAACAGGGCTCAGAACATGCTTTAAAGGCACTACAACTCGGTGCGATTGATATCATGCCAAAACCGGATGGCAGTTTTTCAGTAGGAGCTCTTAAAGAAACACTCATTGATAAAGTAAAAGCGGCGGCCACTGCTCGCATGTCTGCCCATAGAGGCTTAATGGGAAAAAAACCCAGCACACCCTCAGCGCAAACATCGCGTGTAAACTTATCTAATGCACAAAATTCAACCCAAGCCCTACAGCCTTCCCGCCAAACCTCTAGCGTCAATTTATCATCTGCGTCTCGTCCTGCAGCCGCTACCACACCCAATCAATTTAATTCAAAACAGATTATTCTTATCGGATCATCAACCGGAGGCACAGAAGCTTTGAGAGAAGTACTTACTCGTATGCCTGCATCGATCCCACCAATAGCTATTGTCCAACATATTCCTCCTTATTTTTCTAATGCATTAGCAAATCGTCTCAATGGCATATGTCCATTTGAAGTACGTGAGGCAAAAGATAATGATAAGCTCCACGCTGGATTGGTCCTTATAGCGCCAGGAGATTACCATATGCTGTTACAATGGAAAAACAACAGTTACTCTGTTCAGCTAAAGCAAGGCGCACCTGTTTGGCATCAACGGCCAGCTGTGGATATTCTCTTTGCCTCAGCTGTAAACTGTAACCCTGAACATTCCGTAGCCACGGTATTAACGGGCATGGGTAAAGATGGTGCAGATGGGTTGCTCAAACTTAAAAACGCAGGTTGTATGACTTTCGCTGAGCATGAAGATTCATGTATTGTTTATGGCATGCCTAGAGTTGCCAAGGAAATCGGAGCTGCCAAAGAAATGGTCCATCTTGATAATATGGCTAGTAGACTGATGCATGCTGTGAGCAGAAAAAAAGCCGTCGCCTGA
- the fliD gene encoding flagellar filament capping protein FliD, with protein sequence MSISVGGFFSGLDTSSIVSQLTALNRIPINLLEIEKSELNTADEAYGFVDSSLESLKDKLSSVDDASDFDLRTVSTSVSTVGTASVTSSAEVGSFSLEITQVATASTFTSGKSSAIPAATDTVSNVFGSTAVGTFTINNVEITLDGTEQLDDGASTGLVGKINQALTDAGESISIAYASGTGLFTITSSSQPLIVSSGTSDFLQQAQLFNNASTSITSSNSIGRINASSALSGQSLAASLTSSGSIVINGVEVSYTDTDTLQNVLDRITLSNAGVAASYDNYNDQVIFTAKDRGSNSITVANGTTGNLVEALNLNSGTLAVGQTTKFKVDGGAERESQDQTLTELELGKNGVTFNAIETGTTTLTTDVDVTGIRNNIESLIEQYNGTQNLVDSYIRIDTNDITNSGTLSAEGSLTFLPQELRDAFLSTINPTSGASIVTALDLGIESNSDDNTVTLSDSTALENALRDNLDEVISLFTDFESGIANAIENTIEAYATGIENVIENRREAIDDEIQRIDDEIELTEARVEAERVFLESQFALLEQTQAQTGAFGSILSSSLPPT encoded by the coding sequence ATGTCAATATCAGTAGGCGGATTTTTTAGTGGACTAGACACCTCATCTATTGTGAGCCAGTTAACAGCTCTCAATCGCATACCCATTAATTTATTAGAAATAGAAAAATCTGAACTCAACACTGCTGATGAAGCGTACGGCTTTGTTGACAGTAGTCTAGAAAGCCTTAAAGACAAACTGTCATCAGTCGACGACGCAAGCGATTTTGATCTTAGAACTGTCTCTACGTCTGTATCGACAGTGGGCACGGCTTCAGTTACCTCTTCTGCAGAAGTTGGTTCATTTTCTTTAGAAATCACACAAGTTGCCACTGCATCTACTTTTACCAGTGGAAAATCTAGTGCTATTCCAGCTGCTACAGACACAGTCTCAAATGTTTTCGGAAGCACTGCAGTAGGAACCTTTACTATTAATAATGTAGAAATAACACTCGATGGAACAGAGCAACTTGATGACGGAGCCTCCACCGGTCTAGTTGGTAAAATCAATCAAGCACTAACCGACGCAGGTGAATCCATTAGTATTGCCTACGCATCAGGGACAGGCCTTTTCACCATAACTTCTAGCAGTCAGCCCTTGATTGTCTCCTCAGGCACAAGTGACTTTTTGCAACAAGCTCAACTTTTTAATAATGCCTCTACTTCAATTACTTCATCAAATTCTATAGGACGTATTAATGCAAGCTCTGCGTTGTCAGGACAAAGTTTAGCTGCAAGTTTAACATCTAGCGGATCTATTGTGATTAATGGTGTAGAAGTCTCTTATACTGATACGGACACCTTACAAAATGTGCTTGACCGAATCACCTTAAGTAACGCTGGTGTAGCTGCTAGCTACGACAATTACAATGACCAAGTCATCTTTACGGCCAAAGACCGGGGATCAAATAGTATCACTGTTGCCAACGGAACAACGGGTAATCTAGTAGAAGCTCTCAATTTAAATAGCGGAACACTAGCAGTAGGCCAAACTACCAAATTTAAAGTAGATGGGGGCGCTGAAAGAGAAAGCCAAGATCAAACCCTCACTGAATTAGAGTTAGGTAAAAATGGAGTCACTTTTAATGCTATTGAAACAGGCACGACAACTCTAACAACTGATGTAGATGTGACAGGCATCAGAAACAATATTGAGTCACTCATTGAGCAATACAATGGGACTCAAAACCTTGTCGACAGTTACATCAGAATCGATACGAATGATATTACTAATAGTGGAACACTTTCTGCGGAAGGAAGCCTCACTTTTCTCCCCCAAGAACTACGCGACGCCTTTCTAAGCACTATTAACCCTACTTCAGGCGCCAGCATTGTCACAGCTCTTGACCTTGGAATAGAAAGTAACTCTGATGATAACACCGTAACTCTTTCCGATAGCACCGCATTAGAAAATGCCTTACGGGACAATTTAGATGAGGTTATCAGTCTCTTTACAGATTTTGAGTCAGGTATTGCAAATGCTATAGAAAACACGATAGAGGCCTACGCTACAGGTATAGAAAATGTTATTGAAAACAGACGGGAAGCTATTGATGATGAAATCCAGCGAATTGATGATGAAATAGAGCTAACAGAGGCTCGCGTGGAAGCTGAAAGGGTGTTTTTAGAATCTCAATTCGCCCTACTGGAACAAACACAAGCTCAGACGGGAGCATTTGGAAGCATCCTATCATCTAGTTTACCACCAACTTAG
- the fliS gene encoding flagellar export chaperone FliS — translation MNPRQLYLESQVNSATPTGLIIMLYDGLLRFAEGAVKNLKENTNTSNTEAAEAVTRCNKILTELNVSLDHQVDQEFCSRMSELYAFFISQFNEAVQQKNAQYIEDVIPMITTLRDAWGEAEVKPDDQPNKETRAA, via the coding sequence ATGAATCCAAGACAGCTCTATTTAGAAAGCCAGGTTAATTCCGCAACCCCAACAGGACTTATCATCATGTTATATGATGGGTTGCTACGCTTTGCTGAAGGAGCAGTTAAAAATCTAAAAGAGAATACCAATACTTCGAATACTGAGGCTGCTGAGGCTGTAACACGCTGCAATAAAATCCTAACCGAATTGAATGTATCTCTCGATCACCAAGTAGACCAAGAATTCTGCTCTCGTATGTCTGAGCTTTACGCCTTTTTCATCAGTCAATTTAACGAGGCTGTCCAACAGAAAAATGCTCAATACATCGAAGATGTTATTCCCATGATTACAACTCTTCGAGACGCCTGGGGGGAAGCGGAAGTTAAACCCGATGATCAGCCTAATAAGGAAACAAGAGCCGCATAA
- a CDS encoding glycosyltransferase codes for MAKSQVDNSSRGSLERILFVESVDQTETYFTKGLRQGATQSGAICEVIFLRDSKKQLKAEDQILKETVDYDPDLIVFIMDSPLCFPNLWKRMDKLRNIPKWSFWYDDFMRSPLTLESPDTWNDWQKNYHVTCFIWDGYWRQKWQEFTGHQALATHLAASPTQFNPQASPLYPELKEFAVMTGTIPSQINLRDEAEALPVTIRRCLQETIETLSCEPWPIRPYETFNQVILNSSMKSQTVTQAWLLEPHHQYSLNQLLWQWSKRIVRLRGLSAASDIGPVAVLSGHHLQSYACEQEIRSALPRNAEFKFYDTTDISSHDWSALYRSGLIQLQFTDPQSIQGGIPFRVFECAASQAPLITDSRPELALLFPERSSIYLCQDENDLCQKLSTNEWKDCPSTQLTYQNFLDNHTWVKRWQQLLRTYLIHLIGGENEHSTHSIRQLSQSSSNRADFNGEE; via the coding sequence ATGGCTAAATCCCAAGTTGATAACTCTTCTCGAGGCTCTCTAGAAAGAATTCTCTTTGTCGAATCAGTAGATCAAACCGAAACCTATTTTACCAAGGGCCTGCGCCAAGGCGCTACTCAATCAGGCGCTATATGCGAAGTAATCTTCCTGCGTGACAGTAAAAAGCAATTAAAGGCTGAAGACCAGATTCTTAAAGAAACAGTGGATTATGACCCTGATCTCATTGTTTTTATCATGGATTCACCTCTATGTTTCCCAAACCTATGGAAACGAATGGATAAGCTCCGAAACATACCAAAGTGGTCCTTTTGGTATGACGACTTCATGCGTAGTCCCCTCACACTTGAATCTCCCGATACTTGGAATGATTGGCAAAAGAACTATCATGTCACTTGTTTTATATGGGATGGATACTGGAGGCAAAAGTGGCAAGAATTCACTGGTCATCAAGCCCTAGCAACACACCTGGCAGCTTCTCCTACTCAGTTCAACCCGCAAGCCAGCCCTTTGTACCCGGAACTAAAGGAATTTGCTGTTATGACAGGGACGATTCCTTCTCAAATCAACTTAAGAGATGAAGCAGAAGCCCTACCCGTCACCATTCGAAGATGCTTGCAAGAAACGATAGAGACCCTTAGCTGTGAGCCATGGCCTATTCGCCCTTACGAAACCTTCAACCAGGTTATTCTTAATTCCTCCATGAAGTCGCAAACCGTGACCCAGGCTTGGCTACTAGAACCTCATCATCAATATAGCCTGAATCAATTGTTATGGCAGTGGAGCAAAAGAATCGTGAGGCTTAGAGGCTTATCTGCGGCATCAGATATAGGACCCGTCGCGGTTTTGAGCGGCCATCACTTACAAAGCTATGCCTGTGAACAAGAAATTCGCAGCGCATTGCCCCGAAATGCTGAATTTAAATTTTACGATACAACAGATATTTCTTCTCATGACTGGAGCGCCCTTTACCGATCAGGACTGATTCAACTGCAATTCACCGACCCTCAATCCATACAAGGAGGTATCCCCTTTCGTGTCTTCGAATGCGCTGCGAGCCAAGCCCCTCTAATTACAGATTCTCGCCCTGAGCTTGCTTTACTGTTCCCAGAGCGTAGCTCTATCTACTTATGCCAGGATGAGAATGACTTATGCCAGAAGCTTTCCACGAACGAATGGAAAGACTGTCCATCCACTCAACTCACCTATCAAAATTTCTTGGACAATCACACTTGGGTCAAACGGTGGCAGCAATTACTGAGAACTTATCTCATCCACTTGATCGGTGGAGAAAATGAGCATTCCACCCATTCGATACGTCAATTATCTCAATCTTCTTCAAATAGAGCCGATTTTAATGGGGAAGAGTAA
- the ftsH gene encoding ATP-dependent zinc metalloprotease FtsH gives MPRDKESPRSPKLPKPPQRGPNGEGNDNKNNRPPNQSNWKSLLLFSSLLFILILCLYWNKQHSSAGETTMELPQFYNMLQQERIKDVTLVKEPANQITYLQGRYITEISNFDTGSTSEKDRYKKFRTYVILDLEGEKLEKAIAESNIKNLPHKYNHDQFWQAFFSVLPFILFIVLMYFIFRQQIKMAGKSAFNFGRSKAKMMNKEKNKITFKDVAGVDEAKEEVQEIVEFLKDPRKFQRLGGKIPKGVMMVGPPGTGKTLLAKAIAGEADVPFYGISGSDFVEMFVGVGASRVRDMFEQGRKSAPCLIFIDEIDAVGRSRGHGLGGGHDEREQTLNAMLVEMDGIDTQEGVIIIAATNRKDVLDPALLRPGRFDREVMINLPDVKGREQILKVHSQKVKLNEKVELSKIARGTPGFSGAEIANLINEAALLAARRDAESIEQFDLEEARDKVRWGRERRSMAMTEEEKRNTAYHEAGHALLNVILPNTDPLHKVSIIPRGPYLGVAMYLPEKDQISYYKLKLLDLMCVTMGGRVAEEVFLGDVCSGAAGDIRQVTTIARKMICEWGMSERLGMVEYGDHEDYVFLGREIGKSRGYSESTAQSIDKEVLDLVNSAYDKASSMIRENKDKVDQIAKALLEYETLDGKHIEEIVEFGEIKNPPPKNPDPPATPLPKEPLESKEKSSASGPDDDVLPGLEGAPAGA, from the coding sequence ATGCCTAGAGATAAAGAGTCACCTCGTTCGCCTAAATTGCCTAAGCCACCTCAACGTGGCCCCAATGGTGAGGGTAACGATAATAAAAATAACCGCCCACCCAACCAAAGCAACTGGAAAAGTCTACTGCTCTTTTCTTCACTGCTATTTATTCTAATTTTATGCTTATACTGGAATAAACAGCATTCATCTGCCGGCGAAACCACGATGGAGCTACCGCAATTTTACAACATGCTTCAACAAGAACGCATCAAGGATGTCACTCTTGTCAAAGAACCTGCTAACCAGATTACCTACTTACAAGGACGTTATATCACTGAAATATCTAATTTTGATACCGGCTCGACCAGCGAAAAAGACCGTTACAAGAAATTTCGCACCTATGTAATTCTTGACCTGGAAGGCGAAAAACTAGAAAAGGCCATAGCTGAGAGCAACATTAAAAATCTTCCCCATAAATACAACCATGACCAATTCTGGCAGGCTTTCTTCAGCGTGTTGCCATTTATCCTATTCATCGTGCTTATGTACTTTATTTTTCGCCAGCAAATCAAAATGGCAGGCAAATCTGCATTCAACTTTGGGCGCAGTAAGGCCAAGATGATGAATAAGGAGAAAAATAAGATTACTTTCAAAGACGTTGCTGGCGTCGACGAAGCCAAAGAAGAAGTTCAGGAAATTGTGGAATTTCTTAAAGACCCCAGAAAGTTCCAACGCTTGGGTGGAAAAATCCCCAAAGGAGTTATGATGGTCGGCCCACCAGGGACAGGAAAAACCCTTCTTGCTAAAGCTATTGCCGGAGAAGCTGATGTCCCCTTCTATGGGATAAGCGGTTCTGATTTCGTGGAAATGTTTGTCGGTGTGGGAGCATCCAGAGTTCGTGATATGTTCGAACAGGGGCGTAAATCAGCACCTTGCCTTATTTTCATTGACGAAATTGATGCCGTAGGGCGCAGCCGTGGTCACGGACTGGGCGGCGGCCATGATGAGCGTGAGCAAACTCTCAATGCTATGCTTGTAGAAATGGACGGAATAGACACACAAGAAGGTGTCATCATTATAGCTGCTACAAACCGCAAAGACGTCTTGGACCCAGCCTTGCTTCGCCCCGGCCGATTTGACCGTGAAGTCATGATTAATCTGCCTGACGTCAAAGGTCGTGAACAAATACTCAAAGTCCATTCTCAAAAAGTAAAACTAAATGAGAAGGTGGAGCTCAGCAAAATCGCTCGCGGTACACCCGGCTTTTCAGGCGCTGAAATCGCTAATCTAATCAATGAAGCTGCTCTTCTCGCTGCACGCCGTGATGCCGAGTCGATTGAGCAATTTGATCTAGAAGAAGCTAGAGATAAAGTGCGCTGGGGCCGTGAAAGACGTTCTATGGCCATGACAGAGGAAGAGAAAAGAAATACTGCTTATCATGAAGCCGGTCACGCTCTACTTAATGTTATCCTTCCCAATACAGACCCCCTTCATAAAGTATCTATTATCCCCCGAGGCCCTTACTTAGGAGTAGCTATGTATCTTCCTGAGAAGGACCAGATCAGCTACTACAAGCTTAAGCTTTTAGACCTCATGTGTGTTACTATGGGGGGACGGGTTGCTGAAGAAGTATTCTTAGGGGATGTATGTAGCGGTGCCGCCGGAGATATCCGTCAAGTTACTACCATAGCTCGAAAAATGATATGCGAGTGGGGCATGAGCGAAAGACTAGGCATGGTGGAATATGGAGATCATGAAGATTATGTCTTTTTAGGTAGGGAAATTGGGAAATCACGTGGTTACAGTGAATCTACCGCCCAATCCATCGACAAAGAAGTTCTAGATCTTGTCAATTCTGCTTACGATAAGGCATCGAGCATGATCAGAGAAAACAAAGACAAAGTTGATCAGATTGCGAAAGCTCTGCTCGAGTACGAAACACTAGATGGAAAACACATTGAGGAAATTGTGGAATTTGGCGAAATTAAAAACCCGCCACCTAAGAACCCGGATCCCCCGGCTACGCCATTACCCAAAGAACCATTGGAATCTAAGGAGAAATCGTCCGCATCAGGACCAGATGACGACGTCCTACCAGGTCTTGAGGGTGCACCTGCTGGAGCCTAA